In one Halorubrum sp. CBA1229 genomic region, the following are encoded:
- a CDS encoding NAD-dependent epimerase/dehydratase family protein, whose product MTATPTDRNVLVTGGAGFIGSHLVDALVGANDVTVLDDFSTGYRENVNPKATVIEGDIRDRDTVESAMDGIDLVFHEAALVSVDKSVEQPQLSHETNATPTLSILDAARENDARVILASSAAIYGRPSSVPVTESEPKRPNSPYGIDKLYLDHHARTYHDLYGLETVALRYFNVYGPRQRGGPYSGVISIFADRLANDEPVTVHGDGTQTRDFVHVSDVVQANLLAAETDAVGEAFNVGTGSSISIRELADLMRESTESTSEIVHTEGRSGDIERSVADIRKAKDKLGYDPTIDLEDGIRDVV is encoded by the coding sequence ATGACCGCTACTCCAACGGATCGAAACGTCCTCGTCACCGGTGGCGCGGGATTCATCGGGAGCCACCTGGTGGACGCGCTCGTCGGAGCCAACGACGTAACGGTCCTCGACGACTTCTCGACCGGCTACCGTGAGAACGTCAATCCGAAAGCGACCGTGATCGAGGGCGACATCCGCGACCGCGACACCGTCGAGAGCGCGATGGACGGGATAGATTTGGTGTTTCACGAGGCCGCCCTCGTCAGCGTTGACAAGTCGGTCGAACAACCCCAACTCTCCCACGAGACGAACGCGACACCGACCCTGTCGATCCTCGACGCTGCCCGCGAGAACGACGCTCGCGTCATCCTCGCGTCGAGCGCTGCGATCTACGGTCGACCGTCGAGCGTTCCGGTCACTGAATCGGAGCCGAAACGCCCGAACTCGCCCTACGGGATCGATAAACTCTACCTGGACCATCACGCGAGGACGTATCACGACCTGTATGGGCTCGAAACGGTCGCCCTCCGCTATTTCAACGTGTACGGCCCCCGCCAGCGAGGAGGACCGTATAGCGGCGTCATCAGTATCTTCGCGGATCGATTGGCGAACGACGAACCGGTGACCGTTCACGGCGACGGCACACAGACGCGGGACTTCGTTCACGTCTCAGACGTCGTCCAGGCGAATCTACTGGCCGCGGAGACGGACGCCGTCGGGGAGGCGTTCAACGTCGGAACCGGGTCAAGTATCTCGATCCGGGAGCTGGCGGACTTGATGCGAGAGTCGACGGAGAGCACGTCCGAAATCGTTCATACTGAGGGCCGGTCCGGAGATATCGAACGGAGCGTTGCGGACATCCGAAAGGCGAAAGACAAACTCGGATACGATCCGACGATCGATCTCGAAGACGGAATTCGAGACGTTGTGTAA
- the aglF gene encoding UTP--glucose-1-phosphate uridylyltransferase AglF, translated as MKAVVLAAGEGTRLRSLTEDKPKGMVEVADKPLITHCFDQLIELGADELIVVVGYMKEKIIDHYGDEYDSVPITYTHQREQKGLAHALLTVEEHIDDDFMLILGDNIFQANLQDVVRRQREDRADAAFLVEEVPWEDASRYGVCDTNQYGEITDVVEKPEDPPSNLVMTGFYTFTPAIFHACHLVQPSNRDEYEISDAIDLLIQSGRTIDAIGLDGWRIDVGYPEDRDEAERRLTGEDTDDTTEEVVESDA; from the coding sequence ATGAAAGCAGTCGTACTCGCAGCCGGAGAGGGCACGCGCCTTCGTTCGCTCACAGAAGACAAGCCCAAGGGCATGGTTGAGGTCGCCGACAAACCACTCATCACGCACTGTTTCGATCAGCTGATCGAACTCGGTGCGGACGAACTCATCGTAGTCGTCGGCTACATGAAAGAGAAAATCATCGACCACTACGGCGACGAGTACGATAGCGTCCCGATTACCTATACTCACCAGCGCGAACAGAAGGGGCTCGCCCACGCGCTGCTCACCGTCGAGGAACACATCGACGACGACTTCATGCTTATTCTCGGCGACAACATCTTTCAAGCAAACCTCCAAGACGTGGTCCGCCGCCAACGTGAAGACCGTGCAGACGCCGCGTTCCTCGTCGAGGAGGTTCCGTGGGAGGACGCCTCTCGCTACGGTGTCTGTGATACCAACCAGTACGGCGAGATCACAGACGTTGTTGAAAAGCCGGAGGACCCACCGAGCAATCTCGTGATGACCGGCTTCTACACGTTCACGCCCGCCATCTTCCACGCGTGTCATCTCGTCCAGCCGTCGAACCGCGACGAATACGAGATATCCGACGCGATCGATCTGCTCATCCAGTCGGGGCGGACCATCGACGCCATCGGTCTTGACGGGTGGCGCATCGACGTCGGCTATCCCGAAGACCGTGATGAGGCCGAGCGCCGCCTCACCGGCGAAGACACCGACGACACCACCGAAGAGGTTGTTGAGTCCGACGCGTAG
- a CDS encoding glycosyltransferase family 4 protein has product MSSEPRIFHLITRLIDGGAVNALLPIATEIDGFDVTVGYGSEVDQHNIDALHEAGVQTRQFPLIRHYNPVTAIGAVFTVARFINREDFDIVHTHSTEAGIIGRAAARLAGVPHVIHTIHGVPFAEDRNDLLNWFVERCERVAARWTDVQVSIAEVIAEEYLSRGIGREEQYRTIRYGIDLDDFRDVEPATDLPGTEPRVLMVSRLAEGKGFDVLLDAVESLEKKNVSMLIAGDGLLRSHLEDEIHDRDLEDTVHLLGYRTDIPNVMAGSDILVLPSFREGTPLVIIEAMAAGLPVIATNISGIPELIDDAKTGYLIEPGNSDVLASRMNELIQNLNQREQFGHTGQNRSDHFETKRMVSDYRNMYTDLTS; this is encoded by the coding sequence ATGTCGTCGGAACCCCGCATCTTTCACCTCATTACCCGACTCATCGACGGGGGAGCGGTCAACGCGCTTCTCCCGATCGCCACCGAAATCGACGGGTTCGACGTGACCGTCGGATACGGTTCGGAAGTGGATCAACACAACATCGATGCGCTTCACGAGGCCGGCGTTCAGACGAGGCAGTTCCCGCTGATTCGACACTACAATCCCGTCACTGCTATTGGCGCGGTCTTTACCGTTGCGCGTTTCATTAACCGAGAGGACTTTGACATCGTACACACTCACAGTACCGAGGCGGGCATCATCGGCCGTGCGGCCGCGCGTCTCGCTGGCGTGCCCCACGTGATTCACACGATCCACGGCGTTCCATTCGCAGAAGACCGGAACGATCTCCTGAACTGGTTCGTCGAACGATGTGAACGGGTAGCCGCTCGATGGACCGATGTCCAGGTCTCGATCGCCGAAGTCATCGCTGAGGAGTACCTCTCCCGTGGGATCGGCCGAGAGGAGCAGTATCGGACGATTCGATACGGTATCGATCTCGACGACTTTCGAGACGTGGAACCCGCGACAGATCTCCCAGGGACGGAACCACGTGTCCTGATGGTGAGTCGACTCGCGGAAGGGAAAGGATTCGATGTCTTACTCGATGCAGTGGAATCACTCGAAAAAAAGAATGTTTCGATGCTGATCGCCGGTGACGGCCTATTACGGAGCCACCTCGAAGATGAGATCCATGATCGGGATCTCGAGGATACCGTCCATCTACTCGGCTATCGAACCGATATACCGAACGTGATGGCAGGATCCGATATCCTCGTTCTCCCATCGTTTCGTGAGGGAACTCCACTCGTGATTATTGAAGCGATGGCAGCTGGACTTCCAGTCATCGCGACGAATATTTCGGGGATTCCGGAACTTATAGACGATGCAAAGACTGGTTACCTTATTGAACCAGGCAATTCCGATGTGTTGGCTTCTCGAATGAATGAGCTTATACAAAACTTGAACCAGCGTGAACAATTTGGTCACACTGGTCAAAATCGATCGGATCATTTCGAGACGAAACGTATGGTGTCTGATTATCGAAATATGTATACAGATTTGACGTCATAG
- a CDS encoding polysaccharide deacetylase family protein → MTDNKGIFTLSLDTELAWGMFDKDNVGDYENAYRNTPDVVDHLCNMFDEYDISATWAIVSHLLMDCDKAHTDRTSPNFEWIDDWFAELPCVNGFDDVLWFAPWLIDRLQACETAQEIGLHGSTHMQLGADGCSRQHAEEEIDVAVKTLREHGLEPKSFVFPRNDVGHVDVLREHGIKVYRGRDAYWYERASVPNIIKPPCRFVDEAVRGTPPVTEPIEHNGILEIPGSQTFRPSHDGWQYTPGECSVERAKKGLERAARTGKTFHLWFHPFNLGHSPEKDCHRLERILMIVDELVREDLIKCVPMGEYSE, encoded by the coding sequence ATGACTGATAACAAAGGGATATTCACTCTTTCACTAGATACGGAACTCGCGTGGGGAATGTTCGACAAGGACAACGTCGGGGATTATGAGAATGCCTATCGAAATACGCCCGATGTGGTAGATCATCTATGTAATATGTTTGATGAATATGACATCTCTGCTACATGGGCGATCGTCTCTCATTTGCTCATGGACTGTGACAAGGCCCATACCGACCGAACATCTCCAAACTTCGAATGGATCGATGACTGGTTTGCTGAACTCCCATGCGTGAACGGATTCGATGATGTATTATGGTTTGCTCCGTGGCTCATCGATCGATTACAGGCTTGCGAGACCGCCCAAGAGATCGGATTACATGGCTCGACTCACATGCAGTTGGGTGCCGATGGCTGTTCGCGGCAGCATGCGGAGGAAGAAATAGATGTTGCGGTCAAAACACTTCGTGAACACGGCCTTGAGCCGAAAAGTTTCGTGTTTCCACGAAATGATGTCGGCCACGTGGACGTTCTAAGGGAGCATGGGATCAAGGTTTATCGAGGAAGAGATGCATACTGGTATGAGCGCGCGTCCGTACCGAACATAATAAAACCACCGTGTAGGTTTGTCGACGAGGCTGTCCGTGGAACTCCACCAGTAACTGAACCCATCGAACATAACGGTATCCTCGAAATTCCGGGATCACAGACTTTTCGTCCTTCACACGATGGGTGGCAATACACACCCGGCGAGTGCAGCGTGGAGCGTGCAAAAAAAGGACTGGAACGTGCTGCTCGGACAGGTAAGACATTTCACCTGTGGTTCCATCCGTTCAACCTTGGACATTCTCCTGAAAAAGATTGTCACAGGCTCGAACGAATACTTATGATAGTAGATGAACTTGTTCGAGAAGATTTGATCAAATGTGTCCCAATGGGTGAATATTCCGAATGA
- a CDS encoding alkaline phosphatase family protein → MTTIVLGLDGGCFELIQPWIDDNSLPTFAKMTEDGVAEDMQSCLPPVTCPNWQCYATGTNPGRLGVFWWESVDREKQKIENRSTAGDFNGVHYWHLLEDKTAVINLPTSYPPAEIDGIHIAGGPGAEQTGYTYPESLEVQLKEEYDYAVHPEKMSLLSGNDPDNECVEEIYDLIEMRFDVLESELSTGEYELIHITVFYLNVLQHFYWDMGVVKKAWEKIDDRVARLLSHEELDNLFVMSDHGSNEIRTTFRINTWLEQHDYLQTESGISDYLYGAGITQERVRPILAKLGVEWWARRLLPERVQMYLPSEEGSVDKSAKEDVINWERSRAVASGQGPVYVLSEDPQQREQIANELVNDLEDLTDEDGNPVFDQVLPGSEVYDGPYSDLGPDVVLDQASGVHIEGKIGNESMFESPSKWHGENKDTGMFIAYGSDIDGTTELSDLHILDLAPTLLHLHGAAVPRVMEGEVRRELFEPDSVPATQEVTQTDAQYGDSVDTQTIDHNVTDRLEDLGYME, encoded by the coding sequence ATGACGACGATCGTTCTTGGATTAGATGGGGGTTGTTTCGAACTGATACAGCCGTGGATCGACGATAATTCACTTCCCACGTTCGCCAAAATGACCGAAGACGGCGTCGCAGAGGATATGCAGAGTTGTCTACCACCAGTTACGTGTCCGAACTGGCAGTGCTATGCGACTGGAACGAATCCGGGCAGATTGGGTGTATTCTGGTGGGAGAGCGTTGATCGCGAGAAACAGAAGATAGAAAATAGGAGTACAGCGGGCGACTTCAACGGTGTTCACTATTGGCATCTGCTTGAGGATAAGACTGCGGTCATTAATCTACCAACGTCATACCCACCCGCTGAGATCGATGGTATCCATATTGCCGGCGGCCCCGGTGCCGAACAGACTGGATACACATATCCCGAATCTTTGGAGGTACAACTCAAGGAGGAATACGATTATGCGGTACATCCGGAGAAGATGTCGTTGCTATCAGGGAACGATCCGGACAACGAATGTGTCGAAGAGATCTATGATCTGATCGAGATGCGTTTTGACGTGTTAGAGAGTGAACTCTCAACCGGAGAGTACGAACTCATCCATATAACTGTATTCTACTTGAACGTCCTCCAGCATTTTTATTGGGACATGGGCGTGGTTAAGAAAGCATGGGAGAAAATCGACGACCGTGTCGCTCGTCTTCTATCACACGAGGAGCTCGACAATCTCTTCGTGATGTCTGATCACGGCTCAAACGAGATCCGAACGACATTCCGTATCAACACATGGCTGGAACAGCACGACTATTTACAGACGGAATCGGGAATTAGTGATTACCTCTATGGGGCAGGAATTACTCAAGAACGTGTACGGCCGATACTGGCGAAACTTGGGGTCGAGTGGTGGGCTCGGCGATTGCTCCCGGAGCGAGTCCAGATGTACCTCCCTAGTGAAGAGGGATCCGTTGACAAGAGCGCTAAAGAAGACGTTATCAACTGGGAACGCTCACGGGCGGTCGCAAGCGGTCAGGGGCCAGTATACGTCCTCTCTGAAGATCCTCAGCAACGGGAGCAAATCGCTAACGAATTAGTCAACGATCTTGAAGACTTGACTGATGAAGACGGGAATCCTGTTTTTGACCAGGTGCTTCCTGGTAGTGAAGTATACGATGGACCATACTCGGATCTGGGCCCAGATGTCGTCCTCGATCAGGCCTCTGGTGTCCATATTGAGGGGAAGATCGGTAATGAATCGATGTTCGAATCGCCGAGCAAGTGGCACGGTGAAAACAAAGACACGGGAATGTTCATAGCATACGGATCGGATATCGATGGAACGACTGAATTATCCGACCTACACATTCTAGATCTTGCACCGACACTGCTTCATTTACACGGTGCTGCTGTCCCAAGGGTGATGGAGGGTGAAGTCCGTCGAGAGTTATTTGAGCCAGACTCGGTTCCAGCGACTCAAGAAGTAACTCAAACCGACGCTCAGTATGGGGATAGCGTAGATACACAAACCATCGACCATAACGTAACAGACCGACTCGAGGATCTCGGGTACATGGAGTAG
- a CDS encoding nucleotide sugar dehydrogenase, which translates to MTDIEERLATRDAQVGVIGLGYVGLPLSLAFVEAGFDVRGFDINEERVDQLQAGASYVDDVTDADLKNGLTDGFTPDSNPDVVADCDVYIIAVPTGVADGEPAMGAVRAAAQTVSEQSGYRETLVVVSSTVYPGATQEVVKPIITDERPPALTQFAMVPERLNPGGDHEISEIPLVVGADDAPARTAASTLFGAITDTVPVAATETAELSKTLENTYRMVNIALVNQLVALTERLDADVWEAVDAAGSKPFGFQAFEPGPGVGGHCIPIDPQFLTWRANELGTELPFIDHAQQVNEEMPDRVVEGVITALKARGVTLTDASVLALGAAYKPNITDPRNSPAIEVVKSLRQQTNVTLVDPHVDSEEARIPLTNTVSDETVQAADAVVLLVDHDAFNLTRLGNQASFVYDAKNAMPEDASATVVTLGETAEAADVLAKSRVIK; encoded by the coding sequence ATGACCGATATTGAAGAACGGCTCGCCACTCGTGACGCACAGGTTGGTGTCATCGGCCTCGGATACGTCGGGCTCCCCCTCAGCCTCGCGTTCGTTGAGGCCGGATTCGATGTTCGTGGCTTCGATATCAACGAAGAGCGCGTCGACCAGCTCCAAGCTGGAGCAAGCTACGTTGACGATGTGACCGACGCCGACCTCAAGAACGGCCTCACCGACGGCTTTACCCCTGATTCCAATCCCGATGTTGTCGCCGACTGTGACGTATACATCATCGCCGTCCCGACTGGTGTTGCCGATGGAGAGCCAGCGATGGGCGCAGTGAGAGCAGCAGCCCAAACCGTTTCAGAACAGTCAGGCTATCGCGAGACACTCGTTGTCGTCTCAAGTACGGTGTATCCAGGCGCGACACAGGAAGTGGTCAAACCGATTATTACTGACGAGCGACCCCCTGCGTTGACGCAGTTTGCGATGGTTCCAGAGCGACTCAACCCCGGTGGGGATCATGAGATTAGTGAGATCCCACTCGTGGTGGGTGCAGATGACGCCCCTGCACGAACCGCAGCCAGTACCCTCTTTGGAGCGATCACAGACACAGTTCCGGTCGCCGCGACGGAGACGGCTGAACTCTCGAAAACACTCGAGAACACGTATCGAATGGTCAATATCGCGCTCGTGAACCAACTCGTCGCTCTCACAGAGCGGTTAGATGCCGACGTGTGGGAAGCGGTCGACGCAGCTGGGAGCAAACCGTTTGGGTTTCAAGCATTTGAGCCCGGCCCAGGCGTTGGCGGCCACTGTATCCCGATCGATCCACAGTTCTTGACATGGCGCGCAAATGAGTTGGGGACCGAGTTGCCGTTTATTGACCACGCACAACAGGTAAATGAGGAAATGCCAGATCGAGTTGTCGAGGGGGTCATCACCGCACTCAAGGCCCGCGGCGTGACCCTTACTGACGCGTCAGTCCTCGCCTTGGGGGCCGCCTACAAGCCGAACATTACCGACCCACGAAATTCACCCGCAATTGAAGTGGTGAAGTCGCTCCGTCAACAAACCAACGTCACTCTTGTTGATCCCCATGTCGATTCTGAGGAAGCACGTATCCCACTCACAAATACCGTGAGTGACGAGACGGTACAGGCGGCTGACGCAGTGGTCCTTCTCGTAGACCACGATGCGTTCAATCTCACACGGCTTGGCAACCAAGCGTCGTTTGTGTATGACGCAAAAAATGCGATGCCAGAAGACGCTTCCGCGACAGTAGTGACGCTCGGCGAAACAGCCGAAGCTGCTGATGTCCTGGCTAAAAGTCGAGTAATCAAATAA
- a CDS encoding glycosyltransferase family 2 protein, translating into MPRVSVVIPVYNSSDTLPRALTSALSQTYDDIEIIVIDDGSIDDTEEVMASFDDRRIRFFQHEKNRGGSAARNTGIEHATGEYIAFLDADDEWFPSKVERQVNVLESRSDQWIATYSNFKQKRSNVIIEFIDKYISRPTGFEGDDIIIDNILRRTFSHGGTSSLLVKKSAINLIDGFDEMFQRHQDLEFILRLLQVGKMAFTDEILFKKYDTGSPEGDSVAEAIDQFYDKFLDLIRERGMEEEAKGVLRYIKAKQYLSSGQFREGFAYLWSSSIPHKRDILGVGFAIFRGVRTHLDRLS; encoded by the coding sequence ATGCCAAGAGTAAGTGTAGTCATACCAGTATACAATTCATCAGATACTCTCCCCCGAGCACTTACGAGCGCTCTGTCTCAAACTTATGATGATATTGAAATAATCGTAATTGATGATGGATCAATTGATGATACAGAAGAAGTCATGGCCTCTTTTGACGATCGACGTATTCGGTTCTTCCAGCACGAAAAAAATCGGGGTGGAAGTGCTGCGAGAAATACAGGAATTGAACACGCTACCGGTGAGTATATTGCCTTTTTAGATGCAGACGATGAGTGGTTTCCATCTAAAGTAGAACGGCAGGTTAATGTGCTAGAATCCCGCTCTGACCAGTGGATAGCTACATATTCTAATTTTAAACAGAAACGTTCGAATGTCATTATCGAGTTCATAGACAAATATATTTCTCGCCCAACTGGATTTGAAGGAGACGACATCATTATCGACAATATATTGAGAAGAACGTTTTCGCACGGGGGGACATCTTCACTACTAGTTAAGAAAAGCGCTATCAATTTGATAGATGGGTTTGATGAAATGTTCCAAAGACATCAAGATCTGGAATTTATATTAAGACTTCTCCAAGTAGGAAAGATGGCCTTTACCGACGAGATATTGTTCAAAAAGTATGACACAGGTTCCCCAGAAGGAGACAGTGTCGCAGAAGCTATCGATCAATTCTACGATAAGTTCTTAGACTTGATTCGAGAACGCGGTATGGAAGAAGAAGCGAAGGGAGTGCTCCGATATATAAAAGCAAAGCAATATTTATCTAGTGGACAGTTTCGTGAGGGATTTGCGTATCTCTGGAGTTCCAGCATCCCACATAAAAGAGATATACTTGGAGTCGGATTTGCGATCTTCAGAGGAGTAAGAACACATCTTGATAGATTGTCATAA
- a CDS encoding NAD-dependent epimerase/dehydratase family protein gives MTVLVTGGAGFIGSHLVDHLLTETDENITILDNFSTGSDSNLSHLETDRVDTVDGDIRDASLVADLIADADTVYHLAAAVGVKRIVENPLDSLRTNLEGTKNVLEAAAQDATPTFIASSSEVYGKSEAIPFAEDDDRVYGSTASPRWGYATAKAADEFLAVGFQKEHGLPVVVGRYFNIVGPRQTGQYGMVIPTFVKQALAGDDLTVYGDGTQIRSFTHVADAVSITHELLSTPAAHGEVFNIGAPGPTSINNLAKRVIELTDSDSAITHIPFEEAYDEDFEEPDAREPDISKLRATIGREPEADLDRILRDVIANRTDRVSIE, from the coding sequence ATGACCGTTTTAGTCACCGGCGGGGCCGGCTTTATCGGGTCACATCTCGTCGATCACCTCCTCACAGAAACCGACGAGAACATCACCATCCTCGACAACTTTTCGACAGGAAGCGACTCGAACCTCTCGCATCTTGAGACCGATCGCGTTGACACGGTTGACGGTGATATCCGCGACGCATCACTTGTTGCTGACCTCATCGCCGACGCCGATACAGTATATCACCTCGCGGCCGCGGTCGGCGTAAAACGTATTGTCGAGAACCCGCTCGACTCCCTACGAACGAATCTTGAGGGCACAAAGAACGTGCTCGAAGCAGCCGCTCAGGATGCGACGCCAACGTTTATCGCCTCGTCCTCAGAGGTATACGGCAAATCGGAAGCGATTCCCTTCGCAGAAGACGACGACCGCGTGTACGGATCAACGGCATCACCGCGCTGGGGCTACGCGACTGCGAAGGCAGCCGACGAGTTTCTAGCGGTAGGGTTTCAGAAGGAACACGGACTGCCCGTTGTCGTCGGTCGGTATTTCAACATTGTCGGGCCGCGACAGACCGGACAGTACGGCATGGTGATCCCGACGTTCGTCAAGCAGGCACTTGCTGGGGACGATCTGACTGTGTACGGCGACGGCACACAGATCCGAAGTTTCACGCACGTGGCAGATGCGGTCTCGATCACACACGAACTCTTGTCGACGCCCGCGGCGCATGGTGAGGTCTTCAATATTGGTGCTCCGGGACCCACATCGATCAATAATCTCGCAAAACGAGTCATCGAGCTCACTGACAGCGACTCTGCGATCACACACATCCCGTTTGAGGAAGCGTATGATGAGGACTTCGAAGAGCCCGATGCCCGTGAGCCCGACATCTCTAAGCTCCGCGCAACGATTGGACGTGAACCAGAGGCTGATCTCGATCGGATTCTCCGAGATGTTATTGCCAACCGGACTGATAGGGTGAGTATCGAATGA
- a CDS encoding sugar transferase → MLSGWQYRLRSVSGVAVITALAVVVANSTVAHALLTRLPVVGRLAADAPMGAELVFEMLTTVVIVTAAFLPLYKPRPRRILDTVALTQKRVMVAMVTLAAIGYFDYTYRLPRATLIAITPLLLVVLPAWFVWIRQRPNGDAERAIIVGDDPSSIEELAADIDIPLLGYLCPTSAYRTTESPNRIAAVADGGFQLNGLDRLGGLSRIEDVLVEYDIDTVVLTFGHTDRAEFFGALDACYEHGVDVLVHRDHADQVLSADTNVGTLVTVDIEPWDIQDHILKRSFDVLFSLFGLVVLSPVICAIVVTIKLDDGGSILYSQERTAVFGETFEVFKFRSMIENAEDEIGATISDEDDGGIDPRVTRVGRVLRQTHLDEIPQLWAVLKGNMSVVGPRPERPELDSDIQSGVVDWRKRWFVKPGLTGLAQVNDVTGAEPDTKLRYDLQYVKQQSFTYDMKLVVRQIWKVMVDVLQTVR, encoded by the coding sequence ATGCTCTCCGGATGGCAGTATCGGCTGCGCAGCGTCAGCGGCGTCGCAGTCATTACTGCCCTCGCGGTTGTGGTCGCCAACAGCACAGTCGCCCACGCGCTGCTCACGCGGCTGCCAGTTGTTGGGCGACTGGCAGCGGATGCGCCGATGGGTGCCGAACTCGTGTTCGAGATGCTTACGACGGTCGTCATCGTCACGGCGGCGTTTCTCCCGTTGTACAAGCCACGGCCGCGACGCATTCTCGATACGGTGGCGCTTACCCAAAAGCGGGTCATGGTCGCGATGGTGACCCTCGCTGCGATCGGGTATTTTGATTATACCTATCGGCTGCCGCGGGCGACGCTCATCGCGATCACGCCGCTGTTACTCGTGGTGTTGCCTGCGTGGTTCGTGTGGATTCGGCAGCGACCGAATGGTGATGCAGAGCGTGCGATTATCGTCGGGGACGATCCGAGTTCGATCGAAGAGCTTGCAGCCGATATCGATATCCCACTCCTCGGGTATCTCTGTCCCACGAGCGCCTACAGGACTACTGAATCGCCGAACCGGATAGCAGCTGTTGCCGATGGAGGTTTTCAGCTAAACGGGCTAGACCGGTTAGGTGGCCTCTCTCGAATTGAGGACGTCCTTGTTGAGTACGATATTGATACTGTCGTGTTAACATTTGGGCACACAGACCGCGCAGAGTTCTTCGGCGCACTTGATGCATGTTACGAACACGGTGTCGATGTTCTCGTCCACCGTGATCACGCCGATCAGGTGTTAAGTGCTGACACTAATGTCGGGACTCTCGTCACCGTCGATATTGAACCGTGGGATATCCAAGACCACATCCTCAAACGCAGCTTTGATGTTTTGTTCTCACTGTTTGGGTTAGTGGTGTTGAGTCCCGTCATCTGTGCAATCGTAGTGACAATTAAGCTCGATGATGGTGGATCAATTTTGTACAGTCAGGAGCGGACTGCGGTGTTCGGAGAGACGTTCGAGGTGTTCAAGTTTCGGTCGATGATCGAAAACGCTGAGGATGAGATTGGTGCGACAATTAGTGATGAAGATGATGGTGGGATTGATCCGCGTGTAACCCGCGTTGGACGCGTGTTGCGTCAGACCCATCTTGACGAGATCCCGCAACTCTGGGCTGTATTGAAGGGTAATATGAGTGTGGTTGGTCCACGACCTGAGCGGCCAGAGCTTGATTCTGATATCCAATCGGGAGTTGTTGATTGGCGAAAGCGCTGGTTTGTGAAACCTGGTCTGACCGGCCTAGCGCAGGTGAACGACGTGACCGGTGCTGAGCCGGATACGAAGCTTCGGTATGACCTCCAGTATGTCAAACAGCAGTCGTTCACTTATGATATGAAGCTGGTCGTACGACAAATCTGGAAGGTAATGGTAGACGTGCTGCAAACGGTTCGGTGA